A region of Streptomyces sp. R44 DNA encodes the following proteins:
- a CDS encoding bifunctional 3-phenylpropionate/cinnamic acid dioxygenase ferredoxin subunit — translation MKIPVCRLADLPRGEAFRLDIDPPVSVFHTDDGEIFAIDDTCTHQDASLADGWLEGCEVECPLHASKFDLRTGAVDAPPAKRPVRTHEVVVEDGVIHVRVSTDAPNLPPCLAARLTGGSA, via the coding sequence ATGAAGATTCCCGTGTGCCGTCTCGCGGATCTCCCGCGAGGTGAGGCCTTCCGGCTTGACATCGATCCGCCGGTCTCGGTGTTCCACACCGACGACGGCGAGATCTTCGCCATCGACGACACCTGCACCCACCAGGACGCCTCGCTCGCCGACGGCTGGCTGGAGGGCTGCGAGGTGGAATGCCCGCTGCACGCCTCGAAGTTCGACCTGCGGACCGGCGCCGTCGACGCTCCGCCGGCCAAGCGCCCGGTCCGGACGCACGAGGTCGTCGTCGAGGACGGCGTGATCCACGTCCGGGTGTCGACCGACGCCCCCAACCTGCCGCCCTGCCTCGCGGCCCGACTCACCGGGGGTTCCGCATGA
- a CDS encoding MBL fold metallo-hydrolase — protein MAGVRIEHLVTSGTFSLDGGTWDVDNNVWIIGDDDEVIVVDAAHDAEAIARALGGRTLRAIVCTHAHDDHIDAAPELAARTGAPILLHPDDLPLWKQTHPDRAPDGELADGQVLVVAGVELAVLHTPGHAPGAVGLYAPALAALFSGDTLFAGGPGATGRSYSDFPTLVDSLRDRLLTLPGDTVVHTGHGERTTIAAEAPHLEEWIDRGF, from the coding sequence ATGGCCGGCGTCCGCATCGAGCACCTGGTCACCTCGGGGACCTTCTCGTTGGACGGCGGCACCTGGGACGTCGACAACAACGTGTGGATCATCGGTGACGACGACGAGGTGATCGTCGTCGACGCCGCGCACGACGCCGAGGCCATCGCCCGTGCTCTCGGCGGGCGCACGCTGCGGGCCATCGTGTGCACCCACGCCCACGACGACCACATCGACGCGGCGCCCGAACTCGCGGCGCGCACGGGTGCGCCGATCCTGCTCCACCCGGACGACCTGCCGCTGTGGAAGCAGACCCACCCGGACCGGGCGCCCGACGGCGAACTGGCCGACGGGCAGGTGCTCGTGGTGGCGGGCGTCGAGCTGGCCGTGCTGCACACCCCCGGGCACGCCCCGGGTGCGGTCGGTCTGTACGCGCCGGCCCTGGCGGCCCTCTTCAGCGGCGACACGCTCTTCGCGGGCGGGCCGGGGGCGACGGGAAGGTCGTACAGCGACTTCCCCACCCTCGTCGACTCGCTCCGGGACCGGCTGCTCACGCTGCCCGGAGACACCGTCGTGCACACCGGGCACGGGGAGAGGACCACCATCGCCGCCGAGGCTCCGCACCTTGAGGAGTGGATCGACCGGGGATTCTGA
- a CDS encoding S-(hydroxymethyl)mycothiol dehydrogenase produces the protein MTHQVRAVVARGKGAPVSLETIIVPDPGPGEALVKIEACGVCHTDLHYREGGINDDFPFLLGHEAAGVVESVGEGVTDVAPGDFVILNWRAVCGQCRACLRGRPWYCFNTHNAKQKMTLASTGQELSPALGIGAFAEKTLVAAGQCTKVDRAASAAAAGLLGCGVMAGIGAAINTGDVGRGDSVAVIGCGGVGDAAVVGSHLAGAAKIIAVDIDDRKLATAEKLGATHTVNSRESDPVEAIRELTGGFGADVVIEAVGRPETYKQAFYARDLAGTVVLVGVPTPEMKLELPLLDVFGRGGALKSSWYGDCLPSRDFPMLIDLYLQGRLDLDAFVTETIGLDEVEKAFGRMHGGEVLRSVVVL, from the coding sequence ATGACGCATCAGGTCCGTGCTGTCGTCGCGCGGGGCAAGGGCGCCCCCGTCAGCCTGGAAACGATCATCGTGCCGGATCCCGGCCCGGGCGAGGCGCTGGTGAAGATCGAAGCCTGCGGGGTCTGCCACACCGATCTGCACTATCGCGAAGGCGGCATCAACGACGACTTCCCCTTCCTGCTGGGTCACGAGGCCGCAGGTGTCGTGGAGTCGGTGGGGGAGGGCGTCACCGATGTCGCGCCCGGCGACTTCGTCATCCTCAACTGGCGGGCGGTGTGCGGCCAGTGTCGTGCCTGTCTGCGGGGGCGGCCCTGGTACTGCTTCAACACCCACAACGCCAAGCAGAAGATGACCCTCGCCTCGACCGGGCAGGAGCTGTCCCCGGCGCTGGGTATCGGCGCGTTCGCGGAGAAGACGCTGGTGGCGGCCGGGCAGTGCACGAAGGTCGACCGAGCCGCGTCGGCGGCCGCCGCCGGACTCCTCGGCTGCGGGGTGATGGCGGGCATCGGTGCCGCGATCAACACCGGCGACGTCGGACGCGGTGACAGTGTGGCCGTCATCGGCTGCGGCGGCGTCGGGGACGCGGCGGTCGTCGGCTCGCACCTGGCGGGCGCGGCGAAGATCATCGCGGTGGACATCGACGACCGGAAGCTGGCCACGGCCGAGAAGCTGGGCGCGACCCACACCGTCAACTCCAGGGAGTCCGACCCGGTCGAGGCGATCCGCGAGCTGACCGGCGGCTTCGGCGCCGACGTCGTCATCGAAGCGGTCGGCCGCCCGGAGACGTACAAGCAGGCCTTCTACGCCCGCGACCTCGCCGGCACGGTCGTCCTGGTCGGCGTGCCGACCCCGGAGATGAAGCTCGAACTGCCGCTCCTCGACGTCTTCGGACGCGGCGGCGCACTGAAGTCGTCCTGGTACGGGGACTGCCTGCCCTCCCGCGACTTCCCCATGCTCATCGACCTCTATCTGCAGGGGCGGCTGGATCTGGACGCCTTCGTCACGGAGACCATCGGTCTTGACGAGGTCGAGAAGGCCTTCGGCCGGATGCACGGCGGCGAGGTCCTGCGCTCGGTGGTCGTCCTCTGA
- a CDS encoding TIGR01458 family HAD-type hydrolase, protein MERIRAVLVDIDGVLTVSWKALPGAVSALEQLRGAGFAIALVTNNTSRTRASIASRLAGLGFPVEAGDILTAPAATAAYLREHFPGARCRLLNSGDVRDDLPGVTLVDEGDADVVVLGGAGAEFGYEALNQVFRQLQRGARLVSMHRNLYWRTEGGLDLDTGAFLEGLEKAARTEAEVTGKPAPAFFASALAHLGVHASEALMVGDDIESDVLAAQRSGITGALVKTGKYLPETHHTASGTPDHVLDSFADLPALLAPGGGGTPQR, encoded by the coding sequence ATGGAGCGAATCCGAGCGGTCCTGGTCGACATCGACGGCGTCCTCACCGTCTCCTGGAAGGCCCTGCCGGGAGCGGTCTCGGCCCTGGAGCAGCTACGCGGCGCGGGGTTCGCCATCGCACTGGTCACCAACAACACCTCCCGCACCAGGGCCTCCATCGCCTCGCGCCTGGCCGGCCTCGGCTTCCCCGTCGAAGCCGGAGACATCCTGACCGCGCCGGCGGCCACCGCGGCGTATCTGCGCGAGCACTTCCCCGGCGCGCGCTGCCGCCTGCTCAACAGCGGTGACGTACGGGACGACCTGCCGGGCGTCACGCTCGTCGACGAGGGTGACGCCGACGTCGTCGTGCTCGGCGGCGCCGGGGCCGAGTTCGGCTACGAGGCCCTCAACCAGGTCTTCCGGCAACTGCAGCGCGGGGCCCGGCTGGTGTCGATGCACCGCAATCTGTACTGGCGCACCGAGGGCGGCCTCGACCTGGACACCGGGGCCTTCCTCGAAGGACTCGAGAAAGCCGCCCGCACCGAGGCGGAGGTGACGGGCAAACCGGCTCCCGCGTTCTTCGCGAGCGCCCTCGCCCACCTCGGCGTCCACGCCTCGGAAGCGCTGATGGTCGGCGACGACATCGAGTCCGACGTGCTGGCCGCCCAGCGGTCCGGCATCACCGGCGCACTGGTGAAGACGGGCAAGTACCTCCCCGAGACGCACCACACCGCCTCCGGCACGCCCGACCACGTCCTCGACTCCTTCGCCGACCTGCCCGCCCTCCTCGCCCCCGGGGGCGGCGGGACACCTCAGCGCTGA
- a CDS encoding response regulator, whose product MTIRILIADDEALLRMAFGMVLDAQPDMTPVGEAADGTEAVRLTRELRPDVVLMDVRMPGTDGIEATRRLTRVSPSSKVLILTTFDLDEYAFAGLAAGASGFLLKNTRPEELLTAIRDVAAGDAVLAPRITRRLLDDLRPHLPDGSRTDHQDERLSRLSPREREVLVKVGGGLSNAEIAAALHLAETTVKAHLGRILQKLGLRDRIQAVVFAYDNRLVHPT is encoded by the coding sequence ATGACGATCCGCATCCTGATCGCCGACGACGAAGCGCTGCTCCGGATGGCCTTCGGCATGGTCCTGGACGCCCAGCCCGACATGACACCCGTCGGTGAGGCCGCTGACGGCACCGAGGCCGTACGCCTCACCCGGGAACTGCGCCCCGACGTCGTCCTGATGGATGTCCGGATGCCCGGGACCGACGGCATCGAGGCGACCCGCCGTCTCACCCGTGTCTCCCCCAGCAGCAAGGTACTGATCCTCACCACCTTCGACCTCGACGAATACGCCTTCGCCGGACTCGCCGCCGGAGCCTCCGGCTTCCTGCTGAAGAACACCAGGCCCGAGGAACTCCTCACCGCGATACGCGATGTGGCCGCGGGCGACGCCGTTCTCGCCCCGAGGATCACCCGCCGCCTGCTGGACGACCTCCGGCCGCACCTCCCTGACGGGAGCCGCACCGACCACCAGGACGAACGGCTCAGCCGGCTCAGCCCGCGCGAACGCGAGGTCCTCGTCAAGGTGGGCGGCGGCCTGTCCAACGCCGAGATCGCGGCCGCCCTGCACCTCGCCGAGACGACCGTGAAGGCCCACCTCGGGCGGATCCTGCAGAAACTCGGACTCCGCGACCGGATCCAGGCGGTCGTCTTCGCCTACGACAACCGCCTCGTCCACCCGACCTGA